The Candidatus Acidiferrales bacterium genome contains a region encoding:
- the menC gene encoding o-succinylbenzoate synthase: MDCWHLSRPLMRINSLTLRELRVPLLSFFETSFGRTTQRRIFLVEADVNGVPGWAEVTAGENPFYNPETIDTSWLVIEQFAWPAVKGREFSAAAEVAASLAHIRGHRMARAAIENACWDAEAKGKGIPLWKLIGGTRSAIPCGVSIGIQDTIEILLAKIEEELSAGYQRMKIKIKPGWDVQTVALVRERFPHIKLMVDANAAYQLSDAEHIKRLDDYFLMMIEQPLAWDDIYDHARLQKQLQTPICLDESIENVGHARAAIELGACQIINIKLGRVGGFTSARAIHDLCQERGIPVWCGGMLESGIGRAHNIALATLPNFRLPGDTSASRRYWAEDVIDPEVEVTPQGVILVPIGPGIGFQPRLDRIEKLTVRKEVLR; the protein is encoded by the coding sequence ATGGATTGCTGGCACCTTTCCCGACCCCTTATGCGGATTAACAGCCTCACCCTCCGTGAACTGCGCGTGCCTTTGCTCTCCTTTTTTGAGACCAGCTTTGGACGCACCACCCAACGCCGCATCTTCCTGGTAGAAGCCGATGTCAATGGCGTGCCTGGCTGGGCCGAGGTCACCGCCGGCGAGAATCCATTCTATAACCCGGAAACCATAGATACCTCCTGGCTGGTCATCGAACAATTCGCCTGGCCCGCCGTCAAGGGTAGGGAATTCTCCGCGGCTGCCGAAGTCGCCGCCTCCCTCGCGCACATTCGGGGACACCGCATGGCCCGCGCCGCCATCGAAAACGCTTGCTGGGACGCCGAGGCGAAAGGGAAGGGAATTCCCCTCTGGAAACTGATCGGTGGCACCCGCAGCGCTATCCCCTGCGGCGTCTCCATCGGCATTCAGGACACCATCGAGATCCTCCTTGCCAAGATCGAAGAAGAACTCTCCGCTGGTTATCAGCGCATGAAAATCAAGATCAAACCGGGCTGGGACGTCCAAACCGTTGCCCTGGTCCGTGAGCGCTTCCCCCACATCAAGCTGATGGTGGACGCTAACGCCGCCTACCAACTCTCCGACGCCGAACACATCAAGCGCTTGGATGATTACTTCCTGATGATGATCGAGCAGCCTCTCGCCTGGGACGACATTTACGACCACGCCCGGCTTCAGAAGCAGCTCCAGACCCCCATCTGCCTCGACGAATCCATTGAAAACGTCGGCCACGCTCGGGCGGCTATCGAGTTGGGCGCCTGTCAAATCATCAACATCAAACTGGGCCGCGTCGGCGGCTTCACTTCGGCGCGGGCCATCCACGATCTCTGTCAGGAGCGCGGCATTCCCGTCTGGTGTGGCGGCATGCTCGAATCGGGCATCGGCCGGGCCCATAACATCGCTCTGGCTACCCTGCCCAATTTTCGGCTCCCCGGCGACACCAGCGCCAGCAGACGCTATTGGGCCGAGGACGTGATCGATCCTGAGGTCGAGGTCACCCCGCAAGGCGTCATTCTCGTGCCCATCGGGCCGGGCATCGGCTTCCAGCCCCGGCTGGATCGCATCGAGAAACTTACGGTTCGGAAGGAAGTCCTGCGTTGA
- the mazG gene encoding nucleoside triphosphate pyrophosphohydrolase gives MEQRTFEDLVALMARLRSPDGCPWDREQTYDSLKSYVIEEAYEVVDAVEGRDFDKLPRELGDLLLQVVFYAQMASEEGKFDVHDVIRHLSDKLIRRHPHVFGDLRVAGSDEVLKNWERLKAEERASAHAEAAPEGAPSLLRDIPKALPALLEAYQMTRRASRVGFDWKTIDELLGKLREEVKELRDALAKKERAKIEEESGDLLFVAVNLARFLELDPEVALRRANRKFRERFEAVEKRLAEQGKVPDPAHRDEMEHYWNKAKEKASD, from the coding sequence ATGGAACAACGAACTTTCGAAGACCTGGTCGCTCTTATGGCCCGGCTCCGTTCCCCCGACGGGTGCCCCTGGGACCGCGAGCAAACCTACGATTCTCTCAAGAGCTACGTCATCGAAGAGGCCTATGAGGTGGTGGACGCTGTCGAGGGCCGCGATTTTGACAAGCTGCCCCGGGAGCTCGGTGATCTCCTCCTTCAAGTCGTCTTCTACGCTCAGATGGCCAGCGAAGAAGGCAAGTTCGATGTCCACGATGTCATCCGCCATCTCTCGGACAAACTCATCCGCCGCCACCCCCACGTCTTCGGAGACCTTCGTGTGGCTGGCTCCGACGAAGTCCTGAAAAACTGGGAAAGGCTCAAAGCTGAAGAGCGAGCCTCGGCTCACGCCGAGGCCGCCCCGGAAGGAGCGCCGTCTTTGCTCCGGGACATTCCCAAGGCCCTTCCCGCATTGCTCGAAGCCTACCAGATGACTCGCCGGGCCAGCCGCGTCGGCTTCGATTGGAAGACCATTGACGAGTTGCTCGGCAAGCTCCGGGAGGAGGTCAAGGAATTGCGCGATGCCTTGGCCAAAAAGGAGCGCGCTAAGATCGAAGAGGAATCCGGCGACCTGCTTTTCGTCGCCGTCAACCTTGCCCGATTCCTGGAGCTCGATCCGGAAGTGGCCCTGCGACGCGCAAATCGCAAGTTCCGGGAACGCTTTGAAGCTGTCGAAAAGCGCCTCGCCGAACAAGGCAAGGTCCCCGACCCTGCTCACCGTGACGAGATGGAGCACTATTGGAACAAGGCCAAGGAGAAGGCGTCGGATTGA
- a CDS encoding dehydrogenase E1 component subunit alpha/beta: MPEVATEIVPRNLVLDLHRKMLTVHYIEERLKIFAKHGKCSFQASTRGHEKLQIGMTLLLRPGYDWFFTYYREKAIALGLGMSIGDIFLAMLSREGDPSSNGRNMPEHFSSQALRLVAQTACTGTQYLPAVGMAKAVKRDGSDAVVYVSSGEGATSEGEFFEALNWAAREKLPVLFVVQNNGYAISVPQARQTIAEIHRIARGFGMPTFDLDGTWFEPMYQTLPPVIDRIRAGHGPALLEGQVVRLDPHSSSDDQKKYRTEQELLGLRERDPIFQTEAYLVKRRILTPEQIAEIREQVEAEVNRAAGEADAAPAPDSSTVLAHIYSTDPPFFDEHPPAYLSDRLVTMVDALNHGLQEELARDPKIVMWGEDIADPKGGVFGVTRGLSTAFPNHVENSPLAEASIVGVAQGMAMGGYKPIVEIQFSDYSWPAFMQMRNEIATVRWRSQGAWSTPMVVRMTVGGYIKGGPFHSTTVEAAYSHIPGWYVVYPSCAEDAKGLLKTAARCQDPVIFLEHKGLYRRIQAKTPEPDASYTIPFGKGKIRREGSDLTIVTWGSTVYLALDLARQLEAEGKSLEVIDLRTLVPMDDDLVFSSIRKTNRVLVAHEDSLTMGFGAEVAARIAEHAFADLDAPVMRVGAKDSFVPAAPNLEAAVLPSLDDLRSAVEKLLAY, encoded by the coding sequence ATGCCCGAGGTCGCAACCGAAATCGTTCCTCGCAACTTGGTTCTCGATCTTCACCGCAAGATGCTGACCGTGCACTATATCGAAGAGCGGCTGAAGATTTTCGCCAAGCACGGAAAGTGCTCCTTCCAGGCTTCGACCCGCGGCCACGAAAAGCTGCAGATTGGCATGACCCTCCTGCTCCGCCCTGGATATGATTGGTTCTTTACCTACTATCGCGAGAAAGCCATTGCGCTGGGCTTGGGAATGTCCATCGGCGATATCTTCCTCGCGATGTTGAGCCGCGAAGGCGATCCAAGCTCGAACGGCCGGAATATGCCGGAACATTTTTCTTCGCAAGCATTGCGTCTGGTTGCCCAGACGGCTTGCACCGGCACCCAATATCTGCCCGCGGTCGGCATGGCCAAGGCCGTCAAAAGAGACGGCTCCGACGCCGTTGTTTACGTCTCCTCCGGGGAAGGTGCCACCAGCGAAGGTGAGTTCTTTGAAGCTTTGAACTGGGCTGCCCGGGAAAAGTTGCCTGTGCTCTTTGTGGTGCAGAACAACGGCTATGCCATCAGCGTTCCCCAGGCCCGGCAGACGATTGCTGAGATTCATCGCATCGCCCGCGGTTTCGGCATGCCCACCTTTGACCTCGACGGCACCTGGTTTGAGCCCATGTACCAGACCCTGCCGCCGGTCATCGACCGCATTCGCGCCGGCCACGGCCCCGCTCTTTTGGAAGGCCAGGTGGTGCGTCTCGACCCGCATTCTTCCTCCGACGACCAGAAGAAATATCGCACCGAGCAAGAACTCTTGGGACTTCGCGAGCGCGACCCGATCTTCCAGACGGAAGCCTATCTCGTCAAGCGCAGGATTTTGACGCCGGAACAGATCGCCGAGATTCGGGAGCAAGTCGAAGCGGAAGTCAATCGCGCTGCCGGCGAGGCCGATGCCGCCCCGGCGCCGGACTCTTCGACTGTCTTGGCCCATATTTACTCAACTGACCCGCCTTTCTTCGATGAGCATCCCCCGGCCTATCTCTCCGACCGGCTCGTCACCATGGTGGACGCTTTGAACCATGGGTTGCAGGAAGAACTGGCCCGAGACCCGAAGATCGTCATGTGGGGCGAAGACATCGCCGACCCCAAGGGCGGCGTCTTTGGCGTCACCCGCGGATTGAGCACCGCTTTCCCCAACCATGTGGAAAACTCGCCCCTCGCCGAAGCCAGCATCGTCGGCGTGGCTCAGGGAATGGCCATGGGTGGCTATAAGCCGATTGTCGAAATCCAGTTCAGCGATTATTCTTGGCCTGCCTTCATGCAAATGCGCAATGAGATCGCCACCGTGCGCTGGCGCAGCCAGGGGGCCTGGTCCACTCCGATGGTCGTGCGCATGACCGTCGGCGGTTACATCAAGGGTGGTCCCTTTCACTCCACCACTGTCGAGGCCGCCTACTCTCATATTCCCGGCTGGTACGTTGTCTATCCCTCCTGTGCCGAGGACGCCAAGGGCCTCCTCAAGACCGCCGCTCGCTGCCAGGACCCCGTCATTTTTCTGGAACACAAGGGCCTCTATCGCCGCATTCAGGCCAAGACCCCAGAGCCGGACGCGAGCTACACCATTCCCTTTGGCAAAGGCAAGATCCGCCGTGAGGGTTCTGACCTCACCATCGTCACCTGGGGAAGTACCGTCTATCTTGCCCTCGATTTGGCTCGCCAGTTGGAAGCCGAGGGAAAATCCCTCGAGGTCATAGACCTGCGCACCCTTGTCCCCATGGATGATGACCTGGTCTTCTCCAGCATTCGCAAGACCAATCGCGTCCTGGTTGCCCACGAAGATTCTCTAACCATGGGGTTCGGCGCCGAGGTCGCCGCGCGCATTGCCGAGCACGCCTTCGCCGATCTGGATGCTCCGGTCATGCGGGTGGGCGCCAAAGATTCCTTCGTCCCCGCAGCCCCGAATCTCGAGGCGGCTGTGCTCCCTTCGCTCGATGATTTAAGATCGGCTGTTGAGAAACTTCTGGCTTACTGA
- a CDS encoding 1,4-alpha-glucan branching protein domain-containing protein yields the protein MAKGYISIVLHSHLPYLIHHGVWPHGLDWLHEAAAETYVPLLGMIEAADRRGLKARFSINLTPVLLEQLLHPTFLESFPQYLEVKAAAARRDQNEFLALGEGECLEQARQWELHYRDVERRFVEGFGSNLVAAFSRLAEGGQLELMTCAATHGYVPLLGTDASINAQVRLAVATHQKMFGRKPRGIWLPECGYRPAGRWEPPHGEAPPLLKRARAGVEEILAANGLQYFVCDTHLLDRTVQFSPYEKLAQPPRFDRPPERSPYRPYFVGPPRRAAAQVAVFVRDPQTGVQVWSGEHGYPGDANYLDFHKKRWPTGLRYWQVTHPKIDLGGKQPYSRTRAVERTRDHARHFVSLTQNILRAEWARTGRPGILVAAFDAELFGHWWFEGPEFLEHVLEELALQSEIETISLGGYFDLYPPDARIDLPEGSWGRGGGHEMWWNADTEWTWRDIYPAEAALLELISSGVGKVDPTERRLLQQLCRELLLLESSDWQFLISTGSARDYAEKRFRTHRDWFLEIFNMLAGYRECKQLSGAASERLAEIEATDSIFADLDLAIYQEWAATGNSAAMPATGKVG from the coding sequence ATGGCGAAGGGCTACATCAGTATTGTTTTGCACTCCCACCTGCCCTATTTGATCCACCACGGAGTATGGCCGCACGGGCTGGACTGGCTGCACGAGGCAGCGGCGGAAACCTACGTGCCCCTTCTGGGGATGATCGAGGCCGCCGATCGCCGGGGCCTCAAGGCGCGCTTTTCGATCAACCTCACGCCGGTCCTGCTGGAACAACTTCTCCACCCGACCTTCCTCGAAAGCTTTCCGCAATACCTGGAGGTGAAAGCGGCTGCGGCGCGGCGCGATCAGAACGAATTTCTCGCTCTCGGCGAAGGGGAATGCCTGGAGCAGGCACGTCAGTGGGAGCTTCACTACCGGGACGTGGAGCGGCGGTTCGTCGAAGGCTTCGGTTCGAACCTGGTGGCCGCTTTCAGCCGTCTTGCCGAAGGCGGGCAGCTTGAGCTGATGACCTGCGCCGCCACGCATGGCTATGTGCCGCTTCTCGGCACCGACGCATCCATCAACGCCCAGGTACGGTTGGCGGTCGCGACGCATCAAAAAATGTTTGGGCGGAAGCCGCGCGGTATTTGGCTGCCGGAATGCGGCTATCGGCCGGCGGGGAGGTGGGAACCGCCTCATGGGGAAGCGCCGCCCCTATTGAAACGAGCGCGGGCCGGTGTGGAGGAGATCCTGGCCGCCAACGGCCTCCAGTATTTTGTCTGCGATACACACTTGCTGGATCGGACGGTCCAGTTCTCCCCCTACGAGAAGCTGGCGCAACCGCCTCGTTTTGATCGCCCGCCGGAAAGAAGCCCTTACCGGCCCTACTTTGTCGGCCCGCCGCGGCGGGCTGCCGCCCAGGTAGCAGTGTTTGTGCGTGATCCGCAGACGGGGGTCCAGGTATGGAGCGGCGAACACGGCTATCCCGGGGACGCCAACTATTTGGACTTCCACAAGAAACGCTGGCCAACGGGGCTGCGTTACTGGCAGGTGACTCATCCCAAGATCGACCTCGGCGGAAAACAACCCTACTCGCGGACACGAGCGGTGGAGAGAACCAGGGATCACGCCCGCCATTTTGTCTCGCTAACGCAAAATATCCTCCGAGCGGAGTGGGCGCGCACGGGCCGGCCGGGAATTTTGGTGGCCGCCTTTGATGCCGAGCTGTTCGGCCATTGGTGGTTTGAGGGACCGGAGTTCTTAGAACACGTTCTGGAGGAACTGGCGCTGCAATCCGAGATCGAGACGATCTCGCTGGGGGGCTATTTCGACCTCTATCCACCTGACGCGCGGATTGACTTGCCAGAGGGTTCCTGGGGCAGAGGCGGGGGGCATGAGATGTGGTGGAACGCGGACACGGAATGGACGTGGCGAGATATCTATCCGGCCGAGGCAGCGCTGCTGGAATTGATCAGTTCCGGGGTGGGCAAAGTTGATCCGACGGAGCGTCGCCTCCTGCAACAGCTTTGCCGAGAGCTCTTGCTGCTGGAATCGTCCGACTGGCAATTCTTGATTTCGACCGGCAGCGCCCGGGACTACGCCGAGAAGCGCTTCCGGACACACCGCGATTGGTTCCTGGAGATTTTCAACATGCTTGCCGGATACCGGGAGTGCAAGCAGCTCTCGGGCGCAGCGAGCGAGCGGCTGGCTGAGATCGAGGCGACAGACTCCATCTTTGCCGACCTGGACCTTGCCATATACCAGGAATGGGCGGCAACCGGCAATTCGGCTGCGATGCCTGCGACAGGAAAGGTAGGTTAG
- a CDS encoding DUF1844 domain-containing protein yields MADQPKPKEERFKVVDRRHFTSEGERRKDILEEEAARGAESTTGEAKPEARPASTPPRQEVPKGTAPKASLEFESPPGTSSAADFSALVGSFYRSALALLGAFADPETGHAIVDLEGARHVIDLLEVLAEKTSGNLTQDEATMLGEVKAELKLAYLNVAQATAQAVRERGKTQS; encoded by the coding sequence ATGGCCGACCAACCCAAACCGAAAGAGGAAAGGTTCAAGGTTGTTGACCGCCGCCACTTCACCTCGGAGGGTGAACGACGCAAGGACATCTTGGAAGAAGAAGCGGCCAGGGGAGCAGAGTCAACAACTGGCGAAGCGAAACCCGAGGCCAGGCCGGCGTCAACTCCGCCCCGGCAAGAGGTTCCCAAGGGGACTGCTCCAAAAGCATCCTTGGAGTTCGAATCGCCGCCCGGGACGAGTTCAGCGGCAGATTTTTCTGCGCTGGTCGGTTCCTTCTACCGTTCAGCCCTGGCGCTCCTGGGGGCCTTTGCCGATCCGGAAACCGGCCACGCGATTGTGGATCTTGAAGGAGCCCGGCACGTGATTGACCTGTTGGAAGTGCTGGCGGAAAAGACCAGCGGCAACCTGACCCAGGATGAGGCGACGATGCTGGGGGAGGTGAAAGCGGAATTGAAGTTGGCCTACCTGAATGTGGCGCAGGCGACCGCGCAGGCAGTGAGAGAACGAGGCAAGACCCAAAGCTAG
- a CDS encoding MBL fold metallo-hydrolase — protein MPRLRLTILGSGTSMGVPTIGCHCGVCQSADPRDQRTRPSLLVRYDGRAVVIDTSPDFRFQALRAGLDRLDAVLYTHGHADHILGMDDVRPFNIKQGEEIPLYADRATLDILRRVFSYVLSPEPTASTLPSVQMREISGPLNLFGVEFKPVPLWHGNMAVLGFRAGRMAYLTDFSEIPAESFSLLEDLDILILDALRDVPHPTHSTVENSLGLVSKIQPKRAYFTHICHDLPHQATNARLPGHVRMAFDTLELETEA, from the coding sequence ATGCCTCGCCTACGTCTCACCATCCTGGGCTCCGGCACCTCCATGGGCGTACCGACGATCGGTTGCCACTGTGGAGTTTGCCAGTCAGCGGATCCGCGGGATCAACGCACCCGGCCTTCTCTGCTGGTGCGCTATGACGGCCGCGCGGTTGTCATTGACACCTCCCCTGACTTTCGGTTTCAGGCGTTGCGAGCCGGCCTGGATCGGCTGGACGCCGTGCTCTACACCCATGGCCATGCCGACCATATTCTGGGGATGGATGACGTGCGTCCATTCAACATCAAGCAAGGCGAAGAAATTCCTCTCTACGCCGACCGAGCTACGCTCGACATTCTTCGCCGGGTCTTCTCGTACGTTCTCTCGCCCGAGCCGACGGCGAGCACGCTACCGAGCGTGCAGATGCGGGAAATCAGCGGTCCGCTGAACCTTTTCGGCGTAGAATTCAAGCCGGTGCCACTGTGGCACGGAAACATGGCGGTGCTGGGGTTTCGCGCCGGGAGGATGGCGTACCTGACCGATTTCAGCGAGATTCCGGCAGAATCGTTCTCCCTCTTGGAGGATCTGGATATTTTGATTTTGGATGCGCTGCGGGACGTGCCGCATCCAACGCACTCGACCGTGGAAAACTCGCTGGGGTTGGTCAGCAAGATCCAGCCAAAGCGGGCGTATTTCACTCATATCTGCCATGACCTGCCGCACCAAGCCACCAACGCCCGGCTGCCGGGCCACGTACGGATGGCGTTTGATACCCTCGAGTTGGAGACGGAAGCGTGA
- a CDS encoding bifunctional riboflavin kinase/FAD synthetase has protein sequence MAGLRVLHSLEQWDSNWPAPVVTIGNFDGVHLGHQKIIREVVARARRLRGTPVAITFDPHPSRILRAEQSPRLILTAFQKQALLAEAGIRVLIVLAFTRELSLLSPEDFVRRVLCGSLSSREIYVGANFRFGHGQAGGVATLEEMSARFGFRLEVVSPVEVRGEIVSSTRIRGLIQAGEVAPAARLLGRPFALTGTVNPGHGVGRKLTVPTLNLTADQELLPARGVYVTETLLAGRRSPRPSLTNVGYRPTFGGDGLQIETHLLGKRQTIGVDHIEVRFHARLRDERKFPSPEALKAQILKDIERAESFFRRDHRR, from the coding sequence ATGGCGGGCCTGCGTGTCCTCCACAGCCTGGAGCAATGGGACAGCAACTGGCCGGCGCCGGTGGTCACCATCGGCAATTTTGATGGTGTACATCTCGGCCACCAAAAGATTATCCGGGAGGTGGTTGCTCGGGCGCGGCGGTTGCGGGGCACGCCGGTGGCGATTACCTTTGATCCTCATCCCAGCCGCATCCTGCGGGCGGAACAGTCGCCGCGGCTGATTCTGACTGCTTTCCAAAAGCAAGCTTTGCTGGCCGAAGCTGGAATTCGTGTTTTGATTGTTCTGGCTTTTACGCGGGAACTTTCCTTGCTTTCCCCGGAGGATTTTGTTCGCCGGGTGCTGTGCGGATCGCTTTCGAGCCGCGAGATCTACGTCGGAGCCAATTTCCGGTTCGGCCATGGCCAAGCGGGGGGTGTCGCCACGTTAGAAGAGATGTCAGCTCGTTTTGGATTTCGACTGGAAGTGGTGTCCCCGGTCGAAGTGCGAGGCGAAATTGTCTCCTCGACGCGCATTCGAGGATTGATTCAGGCGGGCGAGGTGGCGCCGGCGGCGCGGCTGCTCGGCCGGCCCTTTGCGCTAACGGGCACGGTCAATCCCGGTCACGGAGTCGGGCGCAAACTTACGGTGCCCACATTGAACCTGACTGCGGATCAGGAGTTGCTGCCGGCGCGGGGTGTGTACGTGACGGAGACGTTACTCGCTGGCCGGCGCTCGCCGAGACCTTCTTTGACCAATGTCGGCTATCGGCCCACCTTTGGCGGGGATGGATTGCAGATCGAAACCCATCTGCTGGGAAAAAGGCAAACGATTGGAGTGGACCACATCGAGGTCCGCTTCCATGCCCGGCTGCGCGATGAGAGAAAATTTCCTTCCCCTGAGGCCTTAAAGGCGCAAATCCTCAAGGATATCGAGCGGGCAGAGAGCTTTTTTCGGCGAGATCATCGGCGGTAA
- the ispG gene encoding flavodoxin-dependent (E)-4-hydroxy-3-methylbut-2-enyl-diphosphate synthase, whose amino-acid sequence MRHPVLAPRRKTRSVKVGNYVVGGDAPVVVQSMTKTDTRDVEATLRQIEQLEQVGCEIIRLAVPDAEAAAALAEIRKRTKATLVADIHFQYRLALAALDAGIDKLRLNPGNIGDAEKVRQVVRKAQTCGVPIRIGVNAGSLERHLLEKYGYPTPEAMVESALEHVRILEELGFHDTIISLKASSVNMTVAAYRLLAAQVDYPFHLGITEAGTAFSGTIKSAIGLGILLAEGIGDTIRVSLAADSTEEVRVAYDLLKALEIRARGPMIIACPTCGRLEVDLFKIVGEIERSVAHVKEPIQVAVMGCAVNGPGEARTAHLGVACGRGNGVIYRDGKAIRRVSEEEIVPELLKEIERYVADYAAALAPVAGDD is encoded by the coding sequence ATGAGGCATCCAGTACTCGCGCCCCGTCGCAAAACTCGTTCTGTCAAAGTGGGGAATTACGTTGTCGGCGGGGACGCCCCGGTGGTCGTTCAATCCATGACCAAGACGGACACCCGCGACGTCGAGGCTACTCTTCGTCAGATCGAACAGCTCGAACAGGTTGGCTGTGAGATCATCCGTCTGGCGGTGCCTGACGCCGAGGCCGCCGCTGCCCTCGCCGAGATTCGCAAGCGTACCAAGGCTACTTTGGTTGCCGACATCCATTTTCAATACCGTCTTGCCCTGGCCGCGCTCGACGCCGGCATTGACAAGCTTCGGTTGAATCCGGGCAACATCGGCGATGCCGAGAAAGTTCGCCAGGTGGTTCGCAAGGCTCAAACCTGCGGTGTGCCCATCCGCATCGGGGTGAACGCCGGTTCACTCGAGCGTCATCTCCTCGAAAAATACGGCTATCCCACGCCGGAAGCAATGGTGGAGAGCGCCCTCGAGCACGTTCGCATTCTCGAGGAGCTCGGCTTCCACGACACCATCATTTCCCTGAAAGCCTCCAGCGTGAATATGACCGTGGCTGCTTACCGGCTCTTGGCCGCGCAGGTGGATTACCCCTTCCACCTGGGCATCACCGAAGCCGGAACGGCCTTTTCCGGAACCATCAAGTCAGCCATCGGCCTGGGCATCCTCCTGGCCGAGGGCATTGGCGACACTATTCGCGTTTCGCTGGCTGCCGATTCCACGGAAGAAGTCCGCGTCGCCTATGACTTGCTCAAGGCCCTTGAAATCCGCGCCCGCGGCCCCATGATCATCGCTTGCCCCACCTGTGGCCGGCTGGAAGTTGACCTGTTTAAGATCGTCGGAGAGATCGAGCGCAGCGTGGCACACGTCAAAGAGCCCATCCAGGTTGCGGTGATGGGCTGCGCCGTGAACGGCCCGGGTGAAGCGCGCACCGCCCACCTGGGCGTTGCCTGCGGTCGTGGAAATGGCGTGATTTATCGCGACGGGAAAGCCATCCGGCGTGTGAGCGAAGAGGAAATCGTTCCCGAGTTGCTGAAGGAAATCGAGCGGTACGTCGCCGACTACGCCGCTGCCCTGGCCCCCGTAGCCGGGGACGACTAG